ttacaagtgtataaaggtgatcaagtcatcacaaaaatcacgaaaaaatccatagataagccgcaccggactacaagccgcagggttcaaaacttgagcGAAAGGTAGCGGCTAATAGTCTGAAATTAACATTAATTGTATCCATTTATTTTAGTCCAATGTATcgcatttttcggactaaaagtcgctccggaatatacgtcgcattagccataaaatgcacaataaagtgaaaaaaaaacatataagtcgctccggagtataagtcgcattttgggggaaattcattcggcaaaatccaacaccaagaacagacatgaacgagcaacaacaggctcaacgataggtatgctaacgtgacataaacacaaacgaagagctgagaacgggcctgacgtaacattcagagttattcaaataactattacataaataacacgtttatcaaactatctgtgtcactccaattcattaaatccatcgatcgtcctttatggaaacgatgctgcgtatgcgccgcgccgctgacgtctaaatattccacagacccatataaatctatcaaataactatcatataaacaacaatattatcaaaccatctgtgtcactccaaatcattaaacccatcgatcaaattcctcgtcctttgtcaacaatgccgcatgtgcgccgctgacgtcagcctcgtcgttattccacagattagtatataactatattgaagcgttaacaaagtaccaggaaagacgtgggtttggtaaacggctaagagttcaacgagccaacaactactgatctgtaacgataaaaacatgtacaagttgctacacgaaataaaatatatcaaataactatcatataaagaACAATATTATcagaccatctgtgtcactccaaatcattaaatccatcaatcaaattcctcgtcctttgtcaacaacgctgcGCGTGCGCCGcttacgtcagcctcgtcgttattccacagatctagtatataacaatattgtagcgttaacaaagtacaaggaaagacgtgggtttggtaaacagctctttattcaacaaaacaagagttcaacgagccaacaactactgaactgtaacgataaaaacatatacaagttgctccactaaataaaatgtatcaaataactataacgtaactagttcaccgccacacgaccccaagcaccggcgtcgacttccaggtgtgtggcggtgtggacttccatccccggaggtggcacttccagccacggaggtggaagagagctccatagaataggaccgggcatgtGTAAAAACCATGTCCAAGACCCATCCACCATCCCCGGACAgcaacccggccgagcgccggcccctgacttccatccacggaggtgaaagagagctccgtagaatgagaccgggcgtgcgtaaaagccataatagtttttaaaaccttctgtgtcactccaaatcattaaatccttcaaactcttcgtcctccgtgtcacttacaaacaaagccgctaatgatgcctgtagtacgtggggcccttcgtcatcttcttcatcccgTGAtccaatcctttgtcctttatgtaaacaaccgccgcgccgcgcggcgccgcgccgctgacgtcacttgtagttcaaactacagtaatcccttgctacatcgcggtttgtttatcgcggtttcacttttttttgggggggggggaattttgaaaatttgtgaaaaaaatcacatataagtcactcctcaatataagtcgcccccctacccaaactatgaaaaaaaaaacctgccaaaACGCTGTCAATTATTTGGTGCATGGTGCAAGTACTGTGTTCAGGATATCATTTTACACTTTAAGTTTGATGTTACATAGGCTTGCTTATCTCATCCTACAAACAATGTCTCATGAAGATGTCATTTGTGAACTTAAACCTTCAGTAGTGATTACCAGCAGGATGTCACAGATTGTAACCATAGCAACGGTCATCGCTAAAATACGTAATTCGAGTACTCACAACTTCTAGCAGTATTGAAGTGAGAAGTACAGAAATGAAGAGACCATTTGAACATATGAAACATTGTTTTAAACCAAAATAtgttgttagagttgtgcacactccaacttattttgcaagaaccaaacaggagacaagtaagtccttttaagcacctgcaggtggagagtccattcgtcgctgtgtggacAGAGATGATCGAAtgcagtctgactcaggcctcttgaaggagcatttttattgagagaaacagagtgggggttgagagtgggggtctgaGTAGACCGGATGGGGCCTggtgctgatcaaagcacagcagggggtctttcacgatgttgtgtgaacaaaacaactttgattgcttcctctgcagctagtcaatcagttcaaaagatcttagcactttgttctactacttttgttaagacaggacaagcgagttttattattacaggttacattccaacataagcataggatcaaactaatctatcaaccctaacatatgTTTTATTAGGAATAAAGTAAACTTATTTTGTTTACATATGGCTACACACATTATTGACTGCAATTTATCATCGAGTTCAATCTTATTTAGCCGTCAGTCTGTGTCTGCATGTAGAAAAATATAAATGCGTCCGAAAGAAAATCTTTAGTGGAATATTATAAAACTAACCAAAATCGAACTATAGCAATCAAATGGATCACAGGGCTGAAGCTGAAAAGGACACTGTATGAAAACTTGAAATCGTCTGAAGTGTGTTATTTAAGCAAAGTGCATGAGTTTCAAACTCTGAGGCCATTTATGATAATCTCTTATCAACACTAAAGCATATGTCTGttttaaatcaaaacaaaacaatttggtTTCTATAGAATAAGAAACAAATGTGCACTGACATCCAGTGTTCAAAAGCAGACAACAATCTTCTAAGGTGCTGCAGTGAATTCGATATGTAAGTTTATATGCAACAACTACGATATCAGAAAACATATCGACAAACAACAAGTACACACAAGAGTCAGATGACGAGAAGAAACTGAAAAGATTGAATCAATACATTTGTATAAAACTCTGAGGTCCGATTGAAGGGATGGCaatggccagtggttgaaaCACGAGTGTCCCATAAAtccatgtttgatttgcaacaACCATTCTTAACTTTAACATAAAGTATCTCTGATAAACAAAGGACGAAGCCGGTTGAAAAATTTGGCTTGAACATGACACAAAGGAAAAGACACTCAGTACAATTACTGAAAAAACAGTTAAGGTgttcaaatatatatacattttttaatgTGTACAACATATACACAGTCTATTAATTTAAGAAAGGTGATATTTACATACCTCCTACCCCCTTTCTTCTTTCTCGACCAAACATATGCATTAAAAATAATACCAGCAAAATCTCAATGTCTGTGTTTAACAAACGTAACGTTCATTTATATCAATAGGTGCCATTGTTATAACATTTTTTaacaatgcttttttttaaaattgtggctcatccaaggtccaCAAATCATTTTTGGTTGAGTGGGACATTGATCAAACGTGagaacaatatattttttcttatttcaaGCATGGTTAGGGTAGAACATGCACAAGATCCACAGGTAGGCTTGAGCCCCCAACCTCAAAACGGCGAGGAAGACGGGCTaacccaggtatgggcaaactacggcccgcgggccacatccggcccacgggaccctttaatccggcccgccaaccctaaataaattgtattattaaacttttttttcggtcattttgcctgcaatgactgcgtttccccagtagatggggaaccactcgcctgcgcatttactaccggaagccgtgtcagaaagctcggtgcacacttacaagtacgtactcagtagtacggaaatggcgcactcgcgctctatttgtagcagtgccgaatttagagcgtgggctgtgacgacagcattcttgtaatttgcgcaccgagttttcggatacagttttacgctaaagccacccacaaaccttcccctggaatccttccattaaaatgagtcgcccaaggaaaagcaaggtggacactgagtgccgagtgtttaaaaagagtggccaatttggctcgacgtacgcgacgtgacgttcagccacatgaacatcaacatcaaatgaacactgaaaatgaaggggaggctttcaagtttgttgtaaaaaaatgcattttgaatatgatctgtacaaatagcagggattgaaactagcgaccattctcattttcaaacaatgcaggatgctcaaggacattgatgcaccacctgtttgtgactaatcttaacctttaaagttcttaaggcttactttaaggaagtgttttccgcttcctcacctctgttaccaggtgtttgtgagttaaaactctgctctgattttcagatacccctcaccgtgttgccgttttgattactttatttggatgtatgctttcaccgattcttcaagatgatatatttggtcagaatgtttgccgtttgttgtgatctcataagataaacatacatctttcattaatctgacctgcaggcactgaagtgatggagactgttattcataataacagtgtcatattttatgagaatcactgatagcagttttttagggatgttttttttttaatgctgttaataaatgcatttgttttccaaaaactttttttgaatatccatgctttactacctactaaaggccaaaaccttttatgtaatgacctttacaggtcgtttatattacttcacacaaacactacatccatctgctcctggttcggccccccggtcaaaatttagaacccaattcggcccgcaagtcaaaaagtttgcccacccctgggctaaCCTCTTGCCTGACTTAGAGGCTGACTTGTGCTTAGTGTTTGGAGCCTAGACTGCTTGGACATCACCACCAGGGAATATCAACTCTGAAGTTGTCTCCTCCATGCTGGCATGCTTCTTTTACCACAGGTAAAATTCAAGTGGGCTAAAGATCATGCCTAGATGGAGCATCTTCGTTTATTGAGTCTCCTGTACACGCTGATGCTGTGAAGACCCGTAGACACGGAGCTAATGCCCGAGTGGGGCTGCAGACTGCACATACAGCCGTTGGAGTGAAGCGGGTTGGAGAAGGATTCTCCCTGCTCCATGTAGCTGTCagaattggagaggtcacgtggGATGATCATCGGGATGGAGTACTGCAGCTTCTCTCTGCTTTTGTACCAAAAGCAAGAACACATGGACTGGAAGTGGAGAACCTCGGCATAAACATTGCGCAGTCCCCGGCTGGCCGCTCCTCCGCCGCCGCTTCCTCCGTCACATCCCGACGCTGTGGAGGAAGGGGACGCTTGGTCCGTCGCGCAGCGCATGTGTCTGCCAGCCTGGCCATTATGGGCCAGTAGGGCCCTCTGCTCGGCATCCCTTTTCTCATCCTCAGCGTTCATGGTCATGAAGCGGAGGACGGCTAAGTTGAGGAAGGCTCCGATCACAGCCAGGCCAGTCAAGATGTAGATAAAGCTGAAGGCCACGTAGTCCAGCTTGGTCTGCAGAGCGTGGTCGTTCTGCAGCGCCACGTAGTCCCCAAAGCCGATAGTGGTGAGAGTGATGAAGCAGTAGTAGAAAGCGTGAAAGAAGGTCCATCCCTCAAATTGAGAGAACGCCAACGCCCCCGCGCACAGCGTACTCATGCAGGATATAAAACCCACCGTCACCATGTTGAACATGGAAACCTCAGTCCTCCTCATTCCGAGGCATTTCTTCAGGCGATGGAGAAGAAACCTCACAAATGTGTTGATGCGTTCGCCCACACTCTGGAACATGACCAGGGTGAGAGGGATGCCAAAGAGGGCATAGATCATGCAGAACGCCTTCCCTTCATCTGTGCTGGGGGCAGCGTGACCATACCCTGTGGGACAGGGACACAGAGACTTACTGAGTTACTGGGGCAAGACTAATTCACTCTACTGGAGGCTGCGAGAGATGCACAAAGACTGGAGGAGAGTCAAACCTGGTCAAAGCCAATTTGTATTCTCTCCACACATCTTCTGATCAGTTCAAAAACTTCATTTCACAACAGAAGAATTAAACTGGAGATGGGAATGCAATGTGTGGCGCCAATGGCCAAGTATTGGTATCATGTACAGCAGAGAGAGTTTAAATAATTCATTGGCAATTGTTCTCTGTGGAGTGGCCTCACCTAATCAGTGCTTTTGCACCTAACTAGccctttgcatttttttgtagCTCATATGAAAAGGACACCGTAGGGTGTATTGCTTGTTTtatagggagggagagagagtgaCAAAATGACCCTTTGTGCTTCCGCATAGTCCTCTCCAGTTTTATGCATTCTGGATCATAAAGTCTGTCTGCCTAACGTAACTCTTCTGTGCCCATGCATTTTGTTTCTTGTGGTTTGTTTTTGCTGTGAGCTTTTGTTGCAAATTTTCAGTTGTTTTCTTGTattgttttttcccccagcTCTGCTGCCATCTTTTGGTGGTGTTTCATGTTCTTTGGTGAGCAAACTGTAATTTGTTttcctgtcatgcggtcgcgtttattttccgggtttctgtctcgtcgatgtcgtaattttacttccggttttattttgttgttccttccgattcagtttgtgtttccttcctcggtgttggttgtcttgtcttccctgatcccgattgtgtgcacctgcgtaatcgatactaattgtcatcacctgtgtccccgcccttttgtgtgtatttagtctgtgtcttccccttgtcttgtgccagtgtgtcttgcctcgtcccgaccaccagcgatcccttgatgcctgaactctctgtaagaaccctcctttttgtctcgccaccgagcgacgcttttgtttgtgccttggtctccatcgcctttttgtctcgccccagtgcgactcctttagttggtactttttgctacgcgttttccctcgtaagaggcgttttgatttgtacttttagccttttgactcgcctcagtgcgacaccttttgtttgtactttttgccacgtgttttccctcgcaagaggcgatttgatttgtactttcgctctgagtgcttgctggaataaatccaagatagaaacgactctgcatccgagtccttcgccttgttcccggcctgacagtacacactggccagacatggactcggcagagtcggagcacctgtgcgccgcagtgcgctcccatgcctcactgctcgcccagcaccagagggaagtgggcgacttgggagaagagatccgaggactcgctaagaatcaagaagatttcagaggagcggtcgccacccaagtagcaaagctgggtcagcaaatgcaggaagtgctctcgctcttaaacgcgggaccagcagcgacctccagtacacccgtcgcttcccccgttactccccttgcaatagctcccatgactggcggtgccagactggctcctccagagcgctactccggagaacccggccttagccgggcctttattacagaatgcgagatgcattttgagagttccccagcagatttccccaccgagcgctccaaggtggcctacatggtatcatacctgacgggaagggcccgcacgtgggccaccgcggaatgggccagggattccatctcctgtcgctctctccccgctttcatccaggccctgcgaacggtgttcgatccaatctccgctgaccgagacaaggctcgccaactctgtcagatagtccagggacaagacaccgtcggagactacgccatccggttccgcacgctggccgcggtgagcgggtggaacgcggcggcactatatgacatcttcctccggggcctgtctggacccatacaggatcagctaatccccttagaccttcccaccgacctcgacgccctcatcgctctggctatccgcactgacaaccggctgcaagagtggaggaagcaccgacgcagcaacgcccccgctttcgtcccagtagccggccctgacgttcaccactccaggctgtacggggatcggcagcgccaggagccagaaccgatgcagttgggcagagctaagttaacagaggaggagaagttacggcggcgccgagagggaagatgctactactgcggcgagctcggacacctccttctctcctgtccagtgaggaggaccctgaaggtaagcgccttctctgcggctctgtccccggggcgaatgctccccaagggcaggattacacagttgggaagagaaatagaactcgaagtattaatagactccggagcggacgaaagcttgatagactgggcatttgctcgccggtggggggtaaagactgagctactgaacactcccgtgaaagccaaggcactcaatggacaggcactctttgagataactcacataacagaaccagtctcgctgtcaattggtccccaccaggagaacatacggctacatgtcgtgacctctccaatgaaccctctcattctcgggtatccatggcttcaacgccacaaccccgctatagactggggatcaggggaaataacgggatgggggtccgactgtcatgattcctgtatcaagtctaacccgcgccctgtgcctcctgctccagacgcgccaaccccagacctaaccggggtccctgcgtgttaccaccaatgggccgaggtattcagcaaggccaaggctacctctctgcctccccaccgtccgtatgattgcgccattgacctcctgccgggttcaaccatacccaaggggaggctttattctcttttgggacctgagaagcaaaccttgaatgaatatatagactcctccctgcaagcaggactgattcgaccatcgtcgtcgcctgcgggggcggggttctttttcgtgggcaagaaggacggcaccctacgtccctgcattgattatagtcccctcaatcagatcaccatcaagaatcggtatccgctcccactgatgtcgaccgtgttcgaccaattacagcaagcccgggtgttcacaaagttagatctgcgcaacgcctaccatctggtgcgcatccgggaaggggacgaatggaagacagggttcaacacccatcgaggacattttgaatacctcgtcatgccatttggcctcaccaatgctcccgctgtgtttcaggccatgataaacgatgttttgagagactgtttggaccggtttgtgtacgtatatttggacggtattttgatttattccccagatctgaagacccatagggttcacgtcgagacggtgttgcaacgactccttgaacaccaactatacgtaaaggccgagaaaagtgaattccacaagagcaccgtttcttttctcggcttcatcgtagccccgggcaaggtagagatggacccggcgaaagtaagcgcggtaaaggaatggcctacccctgactcacgcaggaaggtgcagcaattcctgggctttgccaatttttatcggcggttcatcaagggcttcagtgccacagcggctcccttgcacgcgctcacgtctcctaaagtccccttccgctggtcagcagaggcggaggcggccttccaggagctaaagaaccgtttcagcaccgctcccatcctcacgcttcctgatccgacgcggcagtttgtggtggaggtggacgcctccaatcaaggagtaggtgccatcctttcacagagggccaagagcgacaacaagctccatccgtgcgcgttcctgtctcgacggctgacgcccgacgaacagaattatgatgtgggggatcgcgaactgttggcagtaaagctggcattagaagaatggagacattggttagagggagcacagcagccttttttggtctggacagaccataaaaatttagaatacataaagtcagctaagagactgaattcacgccaagcccgctggtcactttttttttcaatcgttttaacttcactctgtcctacagaccgggaaccaagaacaccaagcctgacgccctctcccgtgttttcaactcggatccagaaattaagaagcccgaaaccatcctgcctcctcattgcctggttagagcagtgacctggcctatcgaaggccgggtacagcgggccaatggtaacaagccaccccctagtggttgccctgagaaccgactatttgtccctgctcaattacgatcccaagtcatccattgggctcacacctccagactctcctgccatccgggcatgcgccgaacgctgtttgtaatccagcagcgattctggtggccctccatgagggcagacgtcaatgaatacgttgcagcctgtcccgtctgcgcccggaataagaactcccacggcgcccgtatggggttgctgcatcccctacccattccttcgcgcccatgggcggagatatccatggacttcgtcaccgggcttccgacctcgcatgggcgaaccaccatactcacagtggtggacagattttcaaagatggctcactttatcgccttgcccaagctcccgtccgctaaacgaacggccaccgtgatgatggaccacgtattccgggttcatgggttcccgaaagacattgtttccgatagagggccccaattcgtatccaggttttggcgggagttttgcaggctcataggggcaaccgtgagtctcacgtcaggctatcacccggaggcaaacggacagacggaacgtattaaccagcagttggagacaagtctccgctgcctggtctcccagaacccctcctcgtggagcaagaacctctcctgggtggagtatgcccacaactccctgcccaccacggctacaggtatgtcccccttcaagtgtgtgtatggctaccagccccctgtcttccctgacagtgagccggaggtgacggtgtcttcagcccacgccttggtgcgccgctgtcgtcgcgtctggtcggcggctcgggccacgctggtccgacagggggaccgggtcaagcggatggctgaccggaggagacgtccggcgcccgtgtaccagcgaggtcaacgtgtctggctatccgccaaggatcttccccaccggggggactccaggaaactggcgcctcgcttcgtgggtccgttccccatcgccaaggtcgtgcacccggccgcggtgcgtctccgcttgcccaggtcccttgcagtccaccccacctttcacgttgggaaggtcaagccggtggtggacagtccgttggtgccagatcctgcgccccctccgcctccgcggactgtgggaggtgggacagcctacaccgttaaagaactattggatgtgcgcagaagaggccggggctggcagtacctggtggactgggagggttatgggccggaggagcggcaatgggtgccgcctagttatattttggacccgggactttttgaggacttttatgcggctcaccctggggctcctgggccgtctgggatccggccctagggggggggttctgtcatgcggtcgcgtttattttccgggtttctgtctcgtcgatgtcgtaattttacttccggttttattttgttgttccttccgattcagtttgtgtttccttcctcggtgttggttgtcttgtcttccctgatcccgattgtgtgcacctgcgtaatcgatactaattgtcatcacctgtgtccccgcccttttgtgtgtatttagtctgtgtcttccccttgtc
This genomic stretch from Syngnathus scovelli strain Florida chromosome 20, RoL_Ssco_1.2, whole genome shotgun sequence harbors:
- the kcnk3a gene encoding potassium channel subfamily K member 3a — encoded protein: MKRQNVRTLALIICTLTYLLVGAAIFGVLESQTETSQRREVSLRRAELLHTFNLSAGDFDKLEKVVLQLKPHKAGVQWQFAGSFYFAITVITTIGYGHAAPSTDEGKAFCMIYALFGIPLTLVMFQSVGERINTFVRFLLHRLKKCLGMRRTEVSMFNMVTVGFISCMSTLCAGALAFSQFEGWTFFHAFYYCFITLTTIGFGDYVALQNDHALQTKLDYVAFSFIYILTGLAVIGAFLNLAVLRFMTMNAEDEKRDAEQRALLAHNGQAGRHMRCATDQASPSSTASGCDGGSGGGGAASRGLRNVYAEVLHFQSMCSCFWYKSREKLQYSIPMIIPRDLSNSDSYMEQGESFSNPLHSNGCMCSLQPHSGISSVSTGLHSISVYRRLNKRRCSI